The following are encoded in a window of Rubellicoccus peritrichatus genomic DNA:
- the nadD gene encoding nicotinate-nucleotide adenylyltransferase, which yields MKDNGVKKIGFLGGAFDPIHLGHLIIAQDAYEQAELDSLYLVPTAQSPLKANAPQTTNEQRLAMVQAAIEEIPSFGVIDDELKRGGESFTYDTVASLRERWPDDRLFWIIGADQVEQLPLWHRIADLLKIVEFICIGRPGHKLQYPIGIPHDRLFSINGHLFDVSSTEIRTRIASGQSARFYLPAPVNDYIEKESLYQ from the coding sequence ATGAAGGATAACGGTGTAAAAAAAATCGGGTTCCTTGGTGGTGCCTTTGACCCAATCCATCTTGGGCACTTGATCATCGCACAGGACGCTTATGAGCAGGCAGAGCTGGATTCACTCTATCTGGTGCCGACCGCTCAAAGCCCGTTAAAGGCCAACGCCCCCCAGACCACGAATGAGCAGCGACTGGCAATGGTGCAAGCTGCCATAGAGGAAATACCGTCATTTGGCGTCATAGATGATGAGTTAAAACGAGGCGGCGAAAGCTTCACCTATGATACCGTTGCTTCCTTACGAGAACGCTGGCCCGATGATCGTCTGTTTTGGATTATCGGAGCGGACCAAGTGGAGCAACTTCCGCTTTGGCACAGAATCGCCGATTTGCTCAAAATCGTCGAATTCATCTGCATCGGCCGACCAGGCCACAAACTTCAATATCCAATTGGAATCCCTCATGACAGGCTCTTTTCCATTAACGGCCATCTTTTCGATGTAAGTTCAACAGAGATTCGGACACGTATCGCCTCTGGCCAGTCCGCCCGTTTTTATTTGCCTGCACCAGTGAATGATTATATAGAAAAAGAGTCGCTTTATCAGTAG
- a CDS encoding HPr family phosphocarrier protein: MNTSGIAPESGMDVEVSKILTVQNKMGIHARPAAMIVRVSNRYSDVELWVEKDEEQVNGKSIMGLMMLAAGHGSELKFLATGAKANDLLKELDDLFSRKFEET, encoded by the coding sequence ATGAATACCAGCGGGATAGCGCCCGAATCAGGCATGGACGTAGAAGTTTCTAAAATATTAACAGTGCAGAACAAGATGGGCATCCATGCCCGTCCGGCTGCAATGATTGTCCGTGTATCCAATCGCTACAGCGATGTGGAACTTTGGGTGGAAAAAGACGAAGAACAAGTGAATGGCAAAAGCATCATGGGGCTCATGATGCTCGCTGCCGGTCACGGTTCAGAGCTCAAATTTCTTGCCACTGGTGCCAAAGCAAACGATCTTCTCAAAGAACTCGACGACCTGTTTTCAAGGAAGTTTGAAGAAACCTAA
- a CDS encoding GrpB family protein, with protein MAAMQVLVVPHKAEWRDDFKRESALIGRALDGLTDAIHHIGSTSIPGIYAKPIIDIMVEVSHIAEVDSRNPAMEELGYECMGEFGIEGRRFFRKDNKKGIRTHHVHIFETKSSHVIRHLAFRNYLIEHSDVALEYSSMKQKLVCEHPEDMESYIAGKDPFIKRVEQDALEWLRLKNTQ; from the coding sequence ATGGCAGCAATGCAGGTCTTAGTCGTTCCGCACAAAGCGGAGTGGAGAGATGATTTTAAGCGTGAAAGCGCATTGATCGGCAGAGCGTTGGATGGTTTGACGGATGCGATTCACCATATCGGAAGTACGTCAATCCCAGGCATCTATGCCAAGCCGATCATTGATATTATGGTTGAGGTATCTCACATTGCCGAGGTTGATTCTCGAAACCCAGCAATGGAAGAGCTTGGTTATGAATGCATGGGAGAGTTCGGTATCGAAGGGCGCCGATTCTTCAGAAAAGACAACAAGAAGGGGATACGCACTCACCATGTTCATATTTTTGAGACCAAGTCGTCACATGTCATTAGGCATCTGGCCTTTCGAAATTACCTAATTGAACATAGCGATGTCGCCCTGGAATACAGCTCAATGAAGCAGAAACTTGTCTGCGAGCATCCAGAGGATATGGAATCTTACATCGCAGGAAAAGACCCTTTTATAAAACGGGTTGAGCAGGATGCACTTGAATGGTTGCGACTCAAGAATACTCAGTGA
- a CDS encoding exopolysaccharide biosynthesis protein gives MGKTDHVSISDSLQQIAEQCPEEGTSLGEMLNVLENKGFGILLVFLALPSALPVPAAGYSTPFGIVLFLIGVQMLFGRRVLWLPRWAKKVRLGRKMSMRMTKAGVTFFGKIEHLIKPRMHWIHKGPGRRFLAMLVILMSLLMCLPIPTTNTIPAMVIFLVGISLSEEDGLFGFGAGFVGLLAVSIYVFPIYLLVSFISEYGLIGGFEEITVRMNEWKEAIKAWIKGLL, from the coding sequence ATGGGTAAAACGGATCATGTCAGTATTTCGGATAGTCTTCAGCAGATTGCGGAGCAGTGTCCGGAGGAGGGAACCAGTCTTGGTGAGATGCTTAACGTGCTCGAAAACAAGGGCTTCGGTATCCTGCTGGTCTTTTTAGCCTTGCCAAGTGCTTTGCCTGTTCCAGCTGCTGGTTACAGCACACCCTTTGGGATTGTTCTTTTTCTTATTGGAGTCCAAATGCTGTTCGGCCGTAGGGTACTTTGGTTGCCGCGCTGGGCGAAAAAAGTCCGCCTAGGGCGCAAGATGAGCATGCGCATGACGAAGGCTGGTGTCACATTCTTTGGAAAAATCGAACATTTGATAAAGCCTAGAATGCACTGGATTCATAAGGGGCCAGGGCGTCGATTTCTGGCAATGCTTGTTATTTTGATGAGTTTGCTGATGTGTTTGCCGATCCCTACGACAAACACTATCCCGGCGATGGTCATTTTTCTCGTTGGAATCAGCCTGAGCGAGGAGGACGGCCTTTTTGGTTTTGGCGCAGGTTTTGTTGGTCTCCTGGCCGTTTCAATATACGTATTTCCGATTTATCTGTTGGTCAGCTTTATCTCGGAATACGGACTTATTGGCGGATTTGAGGAGATCACAGTTCGCATGAATGAATGGAAAGAAGCGATCAAGGCCTGGATCAAGGGTTTGCTCTAG
- a CDS encoding tetratricopeptide repeat protein — MLLGLAIRERGPSGRWRIRIRWGILFGLLAITGVAGYFLLVTSFYFYFKKVEQFDEVSYWDMFTLIFNRSDHREKVGNYQIEQAKHLLEEGEFRKALQYLQTGVIRAPENLDGRTYLADFFMFGFNQEDRAIQILREGVPYAYDNPDYLKKYVQVLLSYQEDDEVVQIAENILASDPSPEVERIMALGAATASYYRGRFDLAEDFLKDYNLDGDLEGALLSARISWDRGERKVALAKLESDLGKFRNDEPIYELLSRFYREMGDNAKARQYAVLRNINAPLSVAPRIDLLQILSATDQKDRARKEAESILYQFANDETSLQQLANYATDAGEVDLSRRIYERALENDFKIAPFALLLIESHVTAGDYQGAIAFSSELVKEKPEWIKKNWPIFNSLRSVAYYGLGNEDLTELYLQQFLEAEEVRIGSLLAVSNRFQKLGGKEEAREILMQAYERNPDNQAALSSLISLEIELGNSAELGPYLEKLLKMRRPSTTILQEAYKNLGSDKFIFTKGRAKLLIELNGLISPADTNEVEPS; from the coding sequence GTGCTCTTAGGATTGGCAATCCGTGAACGCGGGCCAAGTGGGCGCTGGAGAATACGTATCCGTTGGGGAATACTTTTTGGACTCCTAGCGATTACGGGGGTTGCAGGCTATTTCCTACTTGTGACCAGCTTCTACTTCTACTTCAAAAAAGTAGAACAATTTGATGAAGTCAGCTACTGGGATATGTTTACACTGATCTTTAATCGGAGTGATCACCGGGAAAAAGTTGGAAATTATCAGATTGAACAAGCTAAGCATCTACTAGAGGAAGGTGAATTTAGAAAAGCCCTCCAATACCTACAAACAGGTGTCATTCGTGCCCCTGAGAACCTCGACGGGAGAACCTATTTAGCTGATTTTTTCATGTTCGGTTTCAATCAGGAGGATCGAGCCATTCAAATTCTCCGCGAGGGCGTGCCCTACGCTTATGACAATCCGGACTACCTGAAAAAGTATGTCCAAGTTCTCTTGTCCTATCAGGAGGACGATGAAGTAGTTCAAATTGCAGAGAACATACTGGCAAGTGATCCTTCACCGGAGGTTGAGCGCATCATGGCACTTGGTGCCGCCACGGCATCCTATTATCGGGGTCGATTCGACTTGGCCGAAGATTTCCTAAAAGACTATAATCTGGATGGAGACCTGGAAGGCGCTTTACTGTCCGCTCGTATAAGCTGGGACCGCGGAGAACGCAAAGTAGCCTTGGCCAAGCTGGAAAGTGATCTTGGAAAATTCCGAAATGATGAGCCTATCTATGAACTGCTTTCCCGTTTTTACAGAGAAATGGGTGATAACGCTAAAGCCAGACAATACGCCGTTTTGAGGAACATCAATGCCCCGTTGAGTGTTGCGCCACGTATTGATCTTCTCCAAATCCTAAGCGCAACAGACCAAAAGGATAGAGCACGTAAGGAAGCAGAATCTATCTTATACCAGTTTGCCAACGATGAAACCAGCCTCCAGCAATTGGCAAACTACGCAACAGACGCTGGTGAAGTAGACTTATCGCGACGCATCTACGAACGTGCTCTTGAGAACGACTTTAAAATAGCACCATTCGCACTACTGCTGATCGAAAGTCACGTTACTGCTGGAGATTATCAGGGAGCCATCGCTTTTTCCAGTGAGCTGGTCAAGGAAAAGCCAGAATGGATCAAAAAGAACTGGCCGATTTTCAATAGTCTTCGCTCCGTCGCTTACTACGGACTTGGCAATGAAGACTTAACCGAGCTTTACCTCCAGCAATTCCTGGAAGCCGAAGAGGTTAGAATCGGTTCATTGCTGGCAGTTTCAAATCGTTTTCAGAAGCTGGGAGGCAAGGAGGAAGCAAGAGAGATTCTTATGCAGGCCTATGAACGCAATCCTGACAATCAGGCGGCGCTTTCAAGTCTTATTTCTCTAGAGATCGAGCTCGGCAATTCAGCCGAACTTGGGCCCTACCTTGAGAAGCTGCTCAAGATGCGTCGCCCCTCAACAACGATCCTGCAAGAGGCATACAAAAACCTGGGGAGCGACAAATTCATCTTCACCAAGGGGAGAGCCAAACTCCTGATTGAGTTGAATGGCCTTATTAGTCCAGCTGACACAAACGAAGTAGAGCCTAGTTAA
- the rsfS gene encoding ribosome silencing factor, translated as MTNSEVPNDTLLTIEHTVQALDEKQAIDISVLDIHQMSSITDYLVIATGNSQPHLKALKAAVEKSLKEDKVKQIGTDVSNDSGWVVIDAFDFMIHLFTLEMRSNYRLDQLWRDGEVVDIDAWIKSPVEK; from the coding sequence ATGACCAATTCTGAGGTGCCTAACGACACACTACTAACCATCGAACACACCGTCCAAGCACTGGACGAGAAGCAAGCCATCGACATTAGCGTTCTGGACATTCATCAAATGTCCTCGATCACCGACTATCTTGTGATTGCGACTGGCAATTCACAGCCACACCTGAAAGCCCTTAAAGCCGCAGTGGAAAAGTCGCTCAAGGAAGACAAAGTAAAGCAAATCGGAACAGATGTATCCAATGACAGTGGCTGGGTCGTAATTGATGCTTTCGACTTCATGATCCACCTTTTTACTCTGGAAATGCGCAGTAACTATCGGCTCGACCAACTCTGGCGTGATGGCGAAGTGGTAGACATCGATGCATGGATCAAAAGCCCTGTTGAAAAATGA
- a CDS encoding sigma-70 family RNA polymerase sigma factor, which yields MPGPNSSPLPQGNIGLTRVQSKDQQISERACRKIISRHRQRIDWMLQIPEWETLYGDGLVELNMPQPRRGINLRSVVDSLLLENKFALMIWVLDHAHFKFSSKIASTLCNNFGLDLWDSRDLDNQLNRAQWDEFQAGIRFSLTQEHRSYKRAQTILFRRYQSLLHKMVNRQVFDSNKRPDAYQEASLGLIHAIDKVEDSPTSFGSYARTWISRQIKNFLMGEHFPVHVPINLASKILRSQSQDESQPKTENSNLSNLVKPGVSLDQMADDSEDGNSKQVPDDSADSPSESLSEQDIYKAVHSLMSELTDKQREVLQLRYGLDSENGTATLASIAEKVGISHQQVSMREKRALQKLETILKPLYEEIYG from the coding sequence ATGCCCGGCCCCAACTCATCCCCCTTACCCCAGGGCAATATAGGCCTGACCAGGGTCCAAAGCAAAGACCAGCAGATTAGCGAACGCGCCTGCCGGAAAATTATTTCGCGCCACCGTCAACGCATCGATTGGATGCTGCAAATCCCAGAATGGGAAACACTTTATGGCGATGGTTTAGTTGAACTAAATATGCCTCAACCCAGAAGAGGCATCAATCTACGTTCCGTTGTTGATTCACTCCTTCTGGAAAACAAATTCGCTCTAATGATCTGGGTTCTCGATCATGCCCATTTCAAATTCAGTTCCAAAATAGCATCCACCTTGTGTAACAATTTCGGGTTGGATCTGTGGGATTCTCGAGACCTCGACAATCAGTTGAATCGAGCACAATGGGATGAATTCCAGGCGGGAATCCGTTTTTCCCTCACGCAGGAACATCGCAGTTACAAGCGAGCGCAGACGATTCTTTTCCGTCGCTATCAATCCCTGCTGCACAAGATGGTTAATCGGCAGGTCTTTGACAGTAACAAACGACCTGATGCCTACCAGGAAGCCAGTCTTGGTTTGATCCACGCGATTGATAAGGTGGAAGATAGCCCAACATCATTCGGTAGCTACGCCAGGACCTGGATCTCACGGCAAATTAAGAATTTCCTCATGGGCGAACATTTCCCAGTCCATGTGCCAATCAATCTTGCATCAAAGATCCTCCGCAGCCAGAGCCAGGATGAATCCCAGCCCAAAACTGAAAATTCAAACCTGAGCAATCTGGTCAAACCAGGTGTCTCTCTCGACCAGATGGCAGATGACAGCGAAGACGGCAACAGTAAGCAAGTCCCGGATGACTCTGCGGATTCCCCCTCAGAATCACTTTCCGAGCAGGATATTTACAAAGCCGTCCACAGCCTGATGTCTGAATTGACGGACAAACAGCGTGAAGTCCTTCAATTGCGATATGGTCTCGATTCTGAAAACGGAACCGCGACATTGGCATCCATTGCTGAAAAAGTAGGCATTTCCCACCAGCAAGTCAGTATGCGCGAAAAACGCGCACTCCAGAAGCTTGAAACGATTCTGAAACCACTCTATGAAGAGATCTACGGATAA
- a CDS encoding hemolysin family protein has translation MEIILFSALLLFLLLVNAVLVACEVSLVKLRYATLGEDADESMPAKKWPVRFLIDNADWTAQVIRFGIMVTTVGMGLMAFPILFYFESHVILPDSLVSLIFVSLLCFVLVVSVVSFFGFLAPRGIAMMRPQGTLESLSWFVSVIVLILLPWFKILRILARKLFKMLGVEFKEDYNILDFEVQIRALADDEPNLSSQTRMILQNTLRLQELETSDVVLPRNQVQIMDLEKSVEENIELARQTGHTRFPLCREGLDDCVGLVHIKDLFRFSGQMSDVDLNSIKRDILSFTDDTLLESALNQLLAKKAHMALLRDEFGSVIGILTLESILESLIGDIHDEFDIPEEEKVSVISHEDYKIDGLTPIHEVEQRLDVEISDTEASTFGGLVTEELGRLPDAGEAVFLTEPSLSVTIQEVDEKRILSATVKKVPKHSEET, from the coding sequence GTGGAGATAATTCTTTTCAGTGCGCTTCTGCTTTTTCTGCTTCTGGTCAATGCAGTTCTGGTGGCCTGCGAAGTCAGTCTGGTTAAGTTACGCTATGCAACATTAGGCGAAGATGCCGACGAATCCATGCCTGCAAAGAAATGGCCAGTTCGCTTCCTGATCGATAATGCGGATTGGACGGCTCAGGTCATTCGTTTTGGAATTATGGTTACAACTGTGGGGATGGGCCTCATGGCATTTCCCATACTCTTCTACTTTGAATCGCATGTGATCTTGCCGGATAGTCTTGTCAGCTTGATCTTCGTTTCACTGCTCTGCTTTGTCCTGGTTGTATCCGTGGTTAGCTTTTTCGGTTTCCTCGCCCCAAGGGGCATTGCTATGATGCGTCCGCAGGGAACCCTTGAATCCCTTTCATGGTTTGTTTCGGTTATTGTTCTGATTCTCTTACCTTGGTTTAAGATCCTTCGTATTCTGGCCAGAAAGTTGTTCAAGATGCTCGGGGTCGAATTCAAGGAAGATTACAATATTCTGGATTTTGAAGTTCAAATTCGTGCTTTGGCCGATGATGAACCGAATCTCAGTTCTCAGACTCGGATGATCCTGCAGAATACACTCCGGCTGCAGGAACTGGAAACTTCCGATGTGGTTCTGCCGAGGAATCAGGTTCAGATTATGGACCTGGAAAAGAGCGTAGAAGAGAACATTGAGCTGGCCAGGCAAACGGGCCATACGCGTTTCCCTCTCTGCCGTGAGGGTTTGGATGACTGTGTCGGGTTGGTCCATATAAAAGATCTATTCCGTTTTTCTGGCCAGATGAGCGATGTTGATCTCAACTCAATCAAACGGGATATTCTTAGCTTTACTGACGACACTTTACTCGAATCGGCACTGAATCAGTTGTTGGCAAAAAAGGCGCATATGGCGCTTCTACGCGATGAATTCGGTAGTGTTATCGGGATACTGACACTTGAAAGTATTCTGGAAAGCCTGATTGGAGATATCCATGATGAGTTTGACATCCCTGAAGAAGAGAAAGTCAGCGTGATTTCTCATGAGGATTATAAGATCGATGGCCTGACGCCAATTCATGAGGTTGAACAGAGATTGGATGTCGAAATTTCGGATACAGAGGCTTCAACCTTTGGAGGTTTGGTAACGGAGGAGCTTGGGCGTTTACCAGATGCAGGAGAAGCCGTCTTTCTCACTGAACCAAGCTTAAGTGTTACTATTCAGGAAGTTGATGAAAAACGGATTCTGTCGGCCACGGTCAAGAAAGTGCCGAAGCATAGCGAAGAGACTTAG
- the aroC gene encoding chorismate synthase, with protein sequence MGNTFGKLFTISTWGESHGGGIGVVIDGCPPGLELSEEDIQFELDRRRPGQSDISTPRKETDKATIVSGVYEGKTLGTPIGITVPNSDHRPEAYTEMKEKFRPSHADYTYQAKYGRRNHEGGGRSSARETIGRVAAGAIASKLLASAGIEIRAYIERVHQIEMDPSGHAKEHFPTLEDVEATSVRCPDLKVAEKMIERIKQARSKGDSVGGVIRCRVRGLPAGLGDPVFDRLEADIGKAMLSLPATKGFEVGSGFSSVEMTGSEHNDLFENRDGEVHTQSNRSGGVQGGISNGEELFFRIAFKPTATILQKQQTVDLAGEETELMGRGRHDPCVVPRAVPIVEAMTSLVLVDHWMRHHAQTKAFSL encoded by the coding sequence ATGGGCAATACCTTTGGCAAACTGTTTACGATTTCAACGTGGGGCGAAAGCCACGGCGGTGGCATTGGTGTTGTTATTGATGGCTGCCCACCAGGCCTTGAGCTGTCTGAAGAGGATATCCAATTTGAATTGGATCGGCGCCGTCCGGGCCAAAGTGATATCAGCACACCCCGCAAGGAAACGGATAAGGCGACGATTGTATCCGGAGTTTACGAAGGAAAGACACTTGGTACGCCGATTGGCATCACAGTCCCCAATTCAGATCATCGGCCTGAAGCTTATACTGAGATGAAGGAGAAGTTCCGTCCATCTCATGCTGATTATACCTATCAGGCAAAGTATGGTCGAAGAAACCATGAGGGGGGAGGACGTTCTTCCGCTCGTGAAACCATCGGACGGGTTGCTGCTGGCGCAATTGCGAGTAAGCTTCTGGCGTCTGCTGGTATCGAAATACGGGCTTACATTGAACGCGTTCATCAGATTGAGATGGATCCATCGGGGCACGCAAAAGAGCATTTTCCTACTCTTGAAGATGTTGAGGCGACTTCCGTTCGCTGTCCTGATTTAAAGGTCGCCGAGAAAATGATAGAGCGCATTAAGCAAGCTCGGTCCAAGGGAGATTCTGTAGGTGGCGTGATTCGTTGCCGGGTCCGTGGTCTTCCTGCAGGACTGGGAGATCCGGTTTTTGATCGGCTTGAAGCTGATATTGGCAAGGCCATGCTCTCACTCCCGGCAACTAAGGGTTTTGAGGTCGGTAGTGGCTTTAGCAGTGTCGAAATGACTGGTTCGGAACATAATGATCTCTTCGAAAACCGGGACGGTGAAGTACACACTCAGTCTAATCGGTCGGGTGGGGTTCAAGGCGGGATTTCCAATGGGGAAGAGCTTTTCTTCCGCATCGCATTCAAACCCACAGCCACAATTCTCCAGAAACAGCAGACTGTTGATCTTGCTGGCGAGGAAACTGAATTGATGGGACGTGGGCGTCATGATCCATGTGTCGTTCCGCGCGCCGTGCCGATTGTCGAAGCCATGACTTCACTGGTTTTGGTGGACCATTGGATGCGCCACCATGCGCAAACCAAAGCTTTTAGTTTGTAG
- a CDS encoding DUF2959 domain-containing protein: MRTPKSAFWTLSVAALLLMGCQSAYYGAMEQFGYHKREILTDRVEEARESQEEAKEQFTSALDQFKSVVNFDGGDLEKQYDKLNSAYERSKDQAEDVSERIADVESVAEALFREWQSELAEYSNRELMRISEERLTETKREYSRLISAMKRAENKMPPVLAALKDQVLFLKHNLNARAVSALKTELNTMENNVATLIADMESAIAEADAFIKQMGQ, encoded by the coding sequence ATGAGAACTCCAAAGTCAGCATTCTGGACACTTTCTGTAGCCGCACTTCTTCTGATGGGCTGCCAGAGCGCCTATTATGGCGCAATGGAGCAATTCGGCTACCATAAGCGCGAAATCCTGACAGACCGAGTCGAAGAAGCTCGAGAAAGCCAGGAGGAAGCCAAGGAGCAATTTACAAGTGCCCTGGATCAGTTCAAATCCGTAGTCAATTTCGACGGTGGTGACCTCGAAAAGCAGTATGACAAGCTGAATTCTGCCTACGAACGGAGCAAGGACCAGGCAGAAGACGTATCTGAAAGAATCGCTGATGTGGAGAGTGTGGCAGAAGCACTTTTCAGAGAATGGCAGTCAGAGTTAGCTGAATATTCCAATCGTGAGCTCATGCGCATAAGCGAAGAGCGACTGACCGAAACAAAGCGGGAATACAGCCGCTTGATCTCCGCAATGAAGCGAGCTGAAAATAAAATGCCTCCGGTCCTGGCTGCGCTGAAAGACCAAGTGCTCTTCCTCAAGCACAATTTGAATGCCAGAGCTGTCTCTGCGCTTAAGACCGAGCTGAACACCATGGAAAACAACGTCGCGACACTGATCGCTGATATGGAGTCAGCCATCGCCGAAGCAGATGCATTTATCAAGCAAATGGGGCAGTAA
- the hpnH gene encoding adenosyl-hopene transferase HpnH, with protein sequence MPVPVSQAYTVAKYVMTQKVKGVKRYPLVMMLEPLFRCNLACEGCGKIQFPDHILKKRVSAEKALAAAEECGAPIVSIAGGEPLIHPEIQDIVEGLIKQGRYIYLCTNALLLERALKKFTPNKQLSFSVHMDGLQEEHDKSVCRDGTYEIALSAVKKAVQMGFRVTTNTTLFNTAQPARVREFFDEMMEAGVEGMMVSPGYAYEKAPEQEIFLERNLTKTLFKKIFGDAKKEWRFNHSPNFMSFLRGDIDYDCTPWGNPTYNVFGWQKPCYLLSDGYVRTFKELIDTTDWARYGQKGTDDRCKNCMVHCGYEASAVDDAFSVTGGLRLLKAGMTFRRSATYTAEELERFDNQKPYEGAHACATNSTEPSAKDELLEKIQSRGTTPVKSDEEELITRN encoded by the coding sequence ATGCCTGTTCCAGTCTCACAAGCCTACACCGTAGCAAAATACGTCATGACCCAGAAGGTCAAAGGCGTGAAACGTTACCCGCTCGTCATGATGCTCGAGCCGCTCTTCCGCTGTAACCTCGCTTGCGAAGGCTGTGGAAAGATCCAGTTTCCTGATCATATCCTGAAAAAGCGCGTTTCGGCTGAAAAAGCCCTGGCCGCCGCTGAGGAATGTGGAGCGCCGATTGTTTCCATCGCAGGTGGAGAGCCACTGATCCACCCCGAGATTCAGGACATCGTCGAGGGCCTGATCAAACAAGGCCGCTACATTTACCTTTGTACCAATGCCCTCCTTCTGGAGCGTGCGTTGAAGAAGTTCACCCCGAACAAGCAACTCTCCTTCTCTGTTCACATGGACGGTCTTCAGGAAGAGCACGACAAATCAGTCTGCCGTGACGGGACATACGAAATCGCCCTTTCAGCAGTCAAAAAGGCAGTCCAGATGGGCTTCCGCGTAACGACCAACACGACGCTTTTCAATACCGCCCAACCAGCACGTGTTCGTGAATTTTTTGACGAAATGATGGAAGCTGGTGTTGAGGGCATGATGGTTTCGCCTGGTTACGCTTATGAAAAAGCACCTGAGCAGGAAATCTTCCTTGAGCGCAACCTGACCAAGACACTTTTCAAAAAGATTTTTGGAGATGCGAAGAAAGAGTGGCGTTTCAACCACTCTCCAAACTTCATGTCCTTCCTTCGTGGTGATATTGACTACGATTGCACGCCATGGGGAAATCCAACCTACAACGTCTTTGGCTGGCAGAAGCCATGCTATCTCCTTTCAGACGGCTATGTCCGCACATTCAAAGAGTTGATCGACACCACAGATTGGGCTCGCTATGGACAAAAGGGTACGGATGACCGCTGCAAGAACTGCATGGTTCACTGTGGCTACGAAGCGTCTGCCGTAGATGATGCATTCTCAGTCACCGGAGGCTTGCGCCTACTCAAAGCGGGTATGACCTTCCGGCGTTCAGCAACCTACACAGCTGAAGAATTAGAGCGATTTGACAACCAAAAGCCTTACGAAGGTGCTCACGCCTGTGCGACCAACAGCACTGAGCCGAGTGCAAAGGACGAGCTTTTGGAGAAAATCCAGAGCCGTGGCACGACTCCGGTCAAATCAGACGAAGAAGAGCTCATTACACGAAATTGA
- the hisC gene encoding histidinol-phosphate transaminase, with the protein MKYTELVRPEILKQPVYEPGKPIEYVAREYGLDPDNILKLASNENPLGASPLGIEAAHSALAQSHLYPDGGCYALRHKLAERFSLQPEQFVIGNGSNEIMVLLCHALLRPGDEAVMGAQSFIAFKLSVLLAGATPVEVPMPDMRHDLEAMADAVTEKTRMVYLPSPNNPTGDTHSQEAIECLIERLPDNVVFLFDEAYAEYLEVAPDLRPLIEKGHKVVCCRTFSKIYGLAAFRLGYAYGSAELMGLLNRIRQPFNVNAIGQAAALAALDDKDHVARSRKVNQQGQAQLTELFKRLGLDFVPSEANFLLLRVRNGKDAFEVLQKHGIIVRPLGGYGLSDWVRVTVGTELENARLGQCLEQIAQGPEAPVFFHQTTAQ; encoded by the coding sequence ATGAAATACACGGAACTGGTCCGTCCTGAGATCTTAAAACAGCCGGTCTACGAGCCCGGCAAGCCAATCGAATACGTAGCCCGGGAATATGGTTTGGACCCGGATAATATTCTCAAGCTGGCTTCAAATGAAAATCCATTGGGAGCCTCGCCATTGGGAATAGAGGCTGCACACAGTGCGTTGGCTCAATCACATTTGTATCCGGATGGAGGTTGCTATGCCTTGCGACATAAGCTGGCGGAGCGCTTTTCCCTTCAACCAGAGCAATTTGTCATTGGTAATGGCTCCAATGAGATCATGGTTCTGCTTTGCCATGCTTTACTGAGACCTGGTGATGAGGCCGTGATGGGAGCGCAGTCATTTATTGCATTCAAGTTGTCAGTCTTGCTCGCTGGTGCCACTCCGGTTGAGGTTCCAATGCCAGACATGCGCCACGACCTTGAGGCAATGGCTGATGCGGTTACGGAGAAGACTCGGATGGTATATCTGCCATCACCTAATAATCCGACTGGCGATACGCATTCGCAGGAAGCCATTGAGTGTTTGATTGAACGTCTACCGGATAATGTGGTTTTTCTTTTTGACGAGGCCTATGCGGAATATCTGGAGGTTGCGCCTGACTTGAGACCTCTGATTGAAAAAGGGCATAAGGTGGTATGTTGCCGGACGTTTTCCAAAATCTATGGTCTTGCTGCTTTTCGTTTGGGCTATGCCTATGGCAGTGCTGAATTAATGGGATTGTTGAACCGAATCAGGCAGCCGTTTAATGTTAATGCCATCGGCCAGGCAGCGGCGCTTGCTGCACTTGATGACAAGGATCATGTTGCTCGCTCACGTAAAGTGAATCAGCAGGGACAGGCGCAGCTTACGGAGTTGTTTAAGCGGCTGGGGCTGGATTTCGTTCCCTCGGAGGCGAACTTCCTTCTTCTGCGCGTCAGAAACGGGAAGGACGCTTTTGAAGTGCTTCAAAAGCATGGAATCATTGTGAGGCCGCTGGGCGGATATGGGTTGAGTGACTGGGTTCGGGTTACAGTTGGAACTGAATTGGAAAATGCACGTCTGGGGCAATGCCTGGAGCAGATTGCTCAAGGCCCAGAGGCTCCAGTGTTTTTTCACCAGACAACAGCGCAGTGA